The following are from one region of the Dethiosulfovibrio salsuginis genome:
- a CDS encoding TrlF family AAA-like ATPase translates to MNKENHSDLFSYGSTWIRADFHLHTNADKEFTFTGEENYYCSNYVDGLIKAGIGLGIITNHNKFNVSEFKSLRKTAKKKGICLLPGVELSTSDGSNGVHTLIVFEDRWLENGNDYISPFISSMFPGKAESEYQHENGRSDKTILQAVEELDKTVRDYFLIFAHVEQDSGLWKELSGGRLKDFAESRYEPLRRRCLGFQKVRTYHKEDSVCRTKVKDWLGGWYPAEVEGSDCKSIEEIGKGRRCFLKLGAFSFDAVKFALVDKESRVSIEPVRHDHSHIRCVRFTGGILNGKELHFSPELNTLIGIRGSGKSSVLEVLRYCLEIPFGSNAGDQRYKEELVGFALGSGGKVEIDAVDRHGQPYTIRRVWGETYSDVLVGGKLQPGISIRETVVYKPIYFGQKDLSNTGHGFEKDLVDKLLGSRLEDVRRRIEGQKRRVVEAVDRMLKVDGVQEQIEEQRQIRKDTEHRLKLYQDNGFEEKLKKRLDFDKDARTLEKGVGLVEAFVFDLEDLLARNEDEIRNFKGYVSLNNGILFDRFYEHYEVYVSFVARIREWLREEKKARKSLSECQEEFSAIRKGMLEEFADVERKLSVQLHGSGIQNISTDEFLKLKQKLSRANQFISEFEKQIDRQAGLRDGLLIELAALNDLWLEEFNVIKSELDKVISKDSPLSIEFGYKGDSQEYLSFMKEIFKGSGVRESTYRGIVDRYVDFIDIYRDFENAKALFGSNPQNLVERFMDNLKILLTWQRPNKFIIKYHNKELKNHSLGQRASALILFVLSQRENDLVIIDQPEDDLDNQTIYEDVIKLIRQMKPTVQFIFATHNPNIPVLGDAELVHGCSFAEDSVQIESGSIDDHGIQRTVIQVMEGGREAFNRRKEIYQIWKS, encoded by the coding sequence GTGAATAAAGAAAACCATTCTGATTTATTTAGCTATGGTTCTACCTGGATTCGAGCGGACTTTCACCTTCACACCAATGCCGATAAGGAATTCACCTTTACCGGGGAAGAGAATTATTATTGCTCAAACTACGTCGATGGATTGATAAAAGCAGGTATCGGTCTTGGGATTATCACGAACCACAATAAATTTAACGTGTCGGAGTTCAAATCCCTCAGGAAAACGGCGAAAAAGAAGGGTATTTGTTTACTCCCAGGAGTTGAGTTATCGACCAGCGACGGTTCAAACGGCGTTCATACCCTGATCGTTTTTGAAGATAGATGGCTGGAAAACGGAAATGACTATATATCCCCTTTTATCTCTAGCATGTTTCCCGGGAAAGCGGAGTCGGAGTATCAGCACGAAAACGGTCGGAGCGATAAGACCATTCTTCAGGCAGTGGAGGAGCTGGATAAGACCGTACGAGACTATTTTTTGATTTTTGCCCATGTGGAGCAAGATAGTGGCCTCTGGAAAGAGTTGTCCGGGGGGAGGCTTAAGGATTTTGCCGAGAGTAGATATGAACCACTAAGGCGACGTTGTCTTGGGTTTCAAAAGGTGAGAACGTACCATAAGGAAGATTCGGTCTGCCGTACCAAGGTAAAAGATTGGCTCGGTGGCTGGTATCCCGCAGAGGTAGAGGGGTCGGACTGTAAGTCTATCGAGGAGATAGGCAAGGGAAGACGTTGTTTTCTGAAGCTTGGAGCTTTTTCTTTCGATGCAGTTAAGTTTGCTCTGGTCGATAAAGAAAGCCGGGTGTCCATCGAGCCGGTGCGACATGACCATTCCCATATTCGGTGTGTTCGCTTTACCGGAGGAATACTAAACGGGAAAGAACTTCATTTTTCACCGGAGCTGAATACCTTGATAGGTATCAGAGGTAGCGGCAAGTCCTCTGTGCTGGAGGTGCTTCGCTATTGCCTTGAGATTCCTTTCGGAAGTAACGCCGGGGATCAGAGATACAAAGAAGAGTTGGTTGGCTTTGCTTTGGGAAGCGGAGGAAAGGTGGAGATCGACGCCGTGGATCGACATGGGCAACCTTACACTATCAGAAGGGTCTGGGGGGAGACTTACTCCGATGTTCTGGTCGGCGGTAAGCTTCAGCCTGGGATCTCCATCAGAGAAACGGTGGTCTATAAACCGATCTATTTTGGACAAAAAGATCTATCCAATACCGGTCATGGTTTCGAGAAAGATCTTGTGGATAAGCTTTTAGGCTCCCGATTGGAGGACGTCCGTCGCAGGATAGAGGGACAAAAACGCAGAGTCGTGGAAGCTGTAGACCGTATGCTTAAAGTCGACGGTGTTCAGGAGCAGATAGAGGAGCAGAGACAAATTAGGAAGGACACAGAGCATCGCCTAAAACTTTATCAGGATAACGGTTTCGAGGAGAAACTAAAGAAAAGATTGGATTTTGACAAGGACGCTCGAACCCTCGAAAAAGGTGTCGGTTTGGTCGAGGCTTTTGTATTTGACCTGGAGGATTTGCTTGCCCGCAACGAAGACGAGATTCGGAATTTTAAGGGCTATGTATCACTGAATAACGGCATCCTATTCGATAGATTTTACGAACACTACGAGGTATACGTCTCTTTTGTCGCTCGTATCAGGGAATGGCTAAGAGAGGAAAAAAAAGCTCGAAAATCTTTGTCCGAATGCCAGGAGGAGTTTTCAGCTATTCGCAAGGGCATGTTAGAGGAGTTTGCCGACGTAGAACGAAAGCTCTCCGTTCAGTTGCATGGAAGTGGCATTCAAAACATTAGCACCGATGAGTTTTTAAAGTTAAAGCAAAAATTGTCCAGGGCTAATCAGTTCATTTCCGAGTTTGAGAAGCAAATCGATCGACAGGCAGGATTGCGGGACGGACTTTTGATCGAACTTGCCGCATTGAACGACCTCTGGCTTGAGGAGTTTAACGTTATAAAATCAGAGCTGGACAAGGTTATCTCTAAGGATTCTCCGTTATCTATAGAGTTTGGATATAAGGGTGATTCACAGGAATACCTTTCCTTTATGAAGGAGATCTTCAAAGGCAGTGGGGTTAGAGAGAGCACTTATAGGGGGATCGTGGATCGTTATGTCGATTTTATCGACATATATAGGGATTTCGAAAATGCGAAGGCTCTTTTCGGGAGCAATCCGCAAAACTTGGTAGAGCGTTTCATGGATAACCTTAAAATTCTTTTGACCTGGCAGAGGCCGAATAAGTTTATTATTAAATATCATAACAAGGAGTTGAAAAACCATTCGTTGGGACAGCGGGCTTCCGCTCTGATACTATTCGTTTTAAGTCAAAGGGAGAACGATTTAGTCATAATAGATCAACCGGAAGATGACCTGGATAATCAGACGATCTACGAGGATGTTATAAAATTGATCAGGCAGATGAAACCGACTGTTCAGTTCATTTTTGCCACCCATAACCCAAATATCCCTGTTCTTGGCGATGCGGAACTGGTTCATGGCTGCTCTTTTGCTGAAGATTCAGTCCAAATTGAGTCCGGCAGCATCGACGATCATGGGATTCAACGGACTGTAATTCAGGTTATGGAAGGTGGCAGAGAGGCTTTTAACCGTCGTAAGGAGATTTATCAAATATGGAAATCGTAG